The DNA region AAGTGCTCGTTTGCGCTGACGTAATTACAAGAGTAATCTAGATGTGTGTGTCGACAAGTGTAAACAGGACCTTCAGCACAGGAGCGTGAGTCCTATAGGACCCCTCGTGGCTTCACAAGCACCTCTCATTCATCAATTGAGATGTTTCATTCATGATTCCTTCCAGAGCATAAACGATGGAGCTGATTGGCCCAAGGCTGCCGTGACGTCAACGGCAGGTGCGCTGATTGGACCGGGCAAAGTGACGTCACGGAGATCGATATGACTGGGAACAGCAGAGGCCGAAGAGCCGCGTCACTACAGGAGTAAAGGAGATATGGCAGCACTGCAGGAcctactcccctcccccccctccccaaccccttttatctccccccttcccccccacaaccccccataCCCCCCACTCAtccctaatcccccccccccatacccctatgcctcctccactacaccactacctATAATTACACAGATAAATCccattatcgtgatatatcagtGAATAAATCCACGGGAGCCGTGGCGAGGGATCGAACCTGTGAACTGGGTGTTCCCGGATGGACATACTACCTAGAATTATCCTTCCCCTATTTCTGCCCCCAAATTCCTACCAGGAAAAATTATTGTTTAGTTTGGGTGGAAGAAATAGGGGAATGAGAAAGGgcagaggaagagaggggagaaATGTGACATAGAAAGGGTGAGAAAGGGAGCAACAATTAGGTAACAATGATCTTGTGTAAGCAGGTGTGGCCCAGGTGTGGCCAGGggcaggcaggtgtggccagggcAGCCAGGTGTAGCCAATTGGCTACCACTGGGAGGGGGGGttatgtggggggggaggggtgttggagACCCACACCCaactgggggggagggaggggggtctgGGTGAAGTACAGGACCCCCATAACTGTGGGTGTATGGGACAGGGAGGGGGTCagaccccccaacacacacacatatgggtaTTGGTAAGTGAATCATGTCTGTGGTCCACTGAGGTAGTGATTATTACAGGTAAGTGTAGAGAGCTGTTCTCTCCACAGTAATGTTTCCTTGGCGCCCAGGGGAGATGTCCAGCTTGTGGGGGGGAGAGTCTGGTATGGTGAGATATTGTCCAATATGGCCACCAATATGGCCACCAATATGGCCGCCAATATGGCCGCCAATATGGCCACCAATATGGCCACCAATATGGCCACCAATATGGCCGCGAATATGGCCGCCAATATGGCCGCCAATATGGCCACCAATATGGCCGCCAATATGGCCACCAATATGGCCACCAATATGGCCGCCAATATGGCCGCCAATATGGCCGCCAATATGGCCGCCAATATGGCCACCAATATGGCCGCCAATATGGCCACCAATATAGCCACCAATATGGCCGCCAATATGGCCACCAATATGGCCGCCAATATGGCCGCCAATATGGCCACCAATATGGCCACCAATATGGCCGCCAATATGGCCACCAATATGGCCGCCAATATGGCCGCCAATATGGCCACCAATATGGCCACCAATATGACCACCAATATGGCCGCCAATATGGCCGCCAATATGGCCACCAATATGGCCACCAATATGGCCGCCAATATGGCCACCAATATGGCCGCCAATATGGCCGCCAATATGGCCGCCAATATGGCCACTAATATGGCCACCAATATGACCACCAATATGGCCGCCAATATGGCCACCAATATGGCCACCAATATGGCCGCCAATATGGCCACCAATATGACCACCAAGATGGCCACCAAGATGGCCACCAAGATGGCCGCCAATATGGCCACCAATATGGCCGCCAATATGGCCACCAATATGGCCACCAATATGGCCGCCAATATGACCACCAATATGACCACCAATATGGCCACCAATATGGCCGCCAATATGGCCACCAATATGGCCGCCAATATGGCCACCAAGATGGCCGCCAATATGGCCACCAAGATGGCCGCCAATATGGCCGCCAATATGGCCACCAATATGGCCACCAAGATGGCCGCCAATATGGCCACCAAGATGGCCGCCAATATGGCCACCAAGATGGCCGCCAATATGGCCACCAATATGGCCACCAAGATGGCCGCCAATATGGCCGCCAATTTGGCCACCAATATGGCCACCAATATGGCCACCAAGATGGCCGCCAAGATGGCCGCCAGTCCTCATTCCACCAGTATCGGGGAAATGGTCCAAATCTCTGGAAAACCTGATTCTGGTTGAAAGTTTCAAAGGACCACAATTCCTATACTAGAAAACTTTAGATTTTTCACCTGcttgataaacataaattatgcaTTAAAAATTGAGGTACAAAGTTTTGAAATACTTTCTTAAGCTTGTGTGAGTTGTTCATCTTTCAGCGTAAAGTAGTAATCTGAGCTATTTTGTTCCATTGCAATTTGCAACCAGAAGCAACCTTACTCGAGAAATAGACCATTTCCCGATAATAGTCGAATTGCGCCTGGCGGCCATCTTGGCGGCCATATTGGACAAAATCTCCTCCCCATACCAGACTCGCGTACCCAAACTGGGCATCACCTCTGGGCGCCAAGGAAACATTTTATGAAGACAACTCCAGCAGACGCTCAGTAATCATCGCCTAAGTGGACCATAAAGTATAACGTTTAACTTCCCACATTATGTTGTGATCAACGCCCACTATTACGGAGTCACATATATCAGCAGGTATGTGGGATTATTAAAGCAACATATTATGTTGGAGACCACGTCCACATGACTGGGAAAGCCACATATATCAACAGGTATGTGGGATCATAAAAAACTTGTATTAAGTCACTAAGAGGATAATACCATTCAATTTATGTTCTCAAAGTTCATGTGAGCTTCAGGATAGCCAAGGATAACACAGATAGATTACCAGCTTTTCTTATTTAATTTTTGTGAGGATTGATGTCCCTTATTGTATGAGGCTTCCTACCCCTCTATTGTATGGGACTTGGTACCCCTTACTTTATGGGGCGTGCTTCCCCTTATTTTAAAGAACTTGACCCCTGAAAATTGTTCTCCAAAAATTGCTCCTTGGATATATATCTTGATACACTGGACAAACTTGCAAGAAGATCTTTGCAACTAGCACGAATCACACAATCACAGTGCTTAAAACACCGTTTTCGTTTCCTGTTCTTGCAACACTCATGAAACGAGATGAAAATGACAGCATATaattctgcaacccgttctcgcacttgcttatagtcaatattgacttatttaataagtgcatatgtgacatactaattgattgtaaatattttagtttatcttgaaaagcttcatagaaaacaccgacctcacctaaccttcttagtatattaagataagcatcttattgcttcttaattacaattattacttaacctataccgttgataggttaagtaataattgtaaataaaaagCAATAAGATCCTtaacttaacatactaagaaggttaggtaaggtcggtgttttctatgaagcttttcaaggtaaactaaaatatttacaatcaattagtatgtcacatatgcacttattaaataagccaatattgactgaaggaagtgcgagaacgggttgcattctgGCCTTGGACCGCTAATCACTATGAAAAGCCAGGAACATGACGACGTATTGGTCCGTTCTGGAACCCCCTAGCTATGAGTCCAGGGACGCGAGTTCGATCCCATGGTATGACAACCTTCGCTCATAGATCACCTGACTGTGATCTCATTGGGTCAGGTTACCGAGCTTCAGAGGTAAGTAGTGAAGGGAGAAGaacttctctctcttcttcctgggTAATGTTTAGTGAACAGCTGCTTCTAACCTCCTCTCATGAGTTATATGAACTGAAGAGTTTCTTGCTCATGTCTTTGGTGTACTTTAAGGTGAAGGAAACCCAGTGTCTTCCATTTTCCATGTCATTTAAAGCAAAAGACACCACTGCCTCCCATTTTCTATATTATTTAAAGTATAAGACACTTCTGAATCCTATTTTCTGTTATTTAAAGTAAAACACACTCTTGTTTCCCATTTTCTGTATTATTTAAAGCACAAAAACACTCCTGTCTCCCATTTTCTGTGTCATGTCAAGTACCGGGTATTGAGGGTGAGGCCTCATGGACCCGTCGTTATTTGTATGTCATTTGACACGTCTTTATTCGCATGTCATCTGATGGGCGTCTGTCAGTCACCAGACCCTCCCTTTCTATCAGTTCTATTTGCGCTAAAAAGAATTTGGGAAAATATACTTTTGTGGATTTTAGTCGTCACTTTGGGATGTGTCATGCTATGAAAGTGAATAGTGGCTGACAGCCACCATAGTGTAGAGGTTGACAGTCACCATAGTGTAGAGGTTGACAGTCACCATAGTGTAGAGGTTGACAGTCACCATAGTGTAGAGGTTGACAGCCACAATAGTGTAGAGGCTGGGAGCCACCATAGTGTAGAGGTTGACAGCCACCATAGTGTAGAGGCTGGCAGCCACCATAGTGTAGAGGCTGACAGCCACCATAGTGTAGAGGCTGACATTCACCATAGTGTAGAGGCTGGCAGTCACCATAGTGTAGAGGCTGGCAGCCACCATAGTGTAGAGGTTGACAGCCACCATAGTGTAGAGGTTGACAGTCACCATAGCGTAGAGGCTGGCAGCCACCATAGTGTAGAGGTTGACAGCCACCATAGTGTAGAGGCTGGCAGCCACAATAGTGTAGAGGTTGACAGCCACCATAGTGTAGAGGTTGACAGCCACAATAGTGTAGAGGTTGACAGCCACCATAGTGTAGAGGTTGACAGCCACCATAGTGTAGAGGCTGACAGCCACCATAGTGTAGAGGTTGACAGTCACCATAGTGTAGAGGCTGGCAGCCACAATAGTGTAGAGGCTGGCAGCCACCATAGTGTAGAGGTTGACAGTCACCATAGTGTAGAGGCTGGCAGCCACAATAGTGTAGAGGCTGACAGCCACCATAGTGTAGAGGTTGACAGTCACCATAGTGTAGAGGTTGACAGTCACCATAGCGTAGAGGCTGGCAGCCACCATAGTGTAGAGGTTGACAGCCACCATAGTGTAGAGGCTGGCAGCCACAATAGTGTAGAGGTTGACAGCCACCATAGTGTAGAGGTTGACAGCCACAATAGTGTAGAGGTTGACAGCCACCATAGTGTAGAGGTTGACAGCCACCATAGTGTAGAGGCTGACAGCCACCATAGTGTAGAGGTTGACAGTCACCATAGTGTAGAGGTTGACAGTCACCATAGTGTAGAGGCTGACAGTCACCATAGTGTAGAGGTTGACAGTCACCATAGTGTAGAGGTTGACAGTCACCATAGTGTAGAGGTTGACAGTCACCATAGTGTAGAGGTTGACAGCCACCATAGTGTAGAGGTTGACAGTCACCATAGTGTAGAGGCTGACAGCCACCATAGTGTAGAGGTTGACAGCCACCATAGTGTAGAGGTTGACAGTCACCATAGTGTAGAGGCTGGCAGCCACCATAGTGTAGAGGCTGACAGCCACCATAGTGTAGAGGCTGACAGTCACCATAGTGTAGAGGCTGACAGCCACAATAGTGTAGAGGTTGACAGCCACCATAGTGTAGAGGTTGACAGCCACCATAGTGTAGAGGCTGACAGCCACCATAGTGTAGAGGCTGACAGTCACCATAGTGTAGAGGCTGGCAGCCACCATAGTGTAGAGGTTGACAGCCACCATAGTGTAGAGGCTGACAGCCACCATAGTGTAGAGGCTGACAGCCACCATAGTGTAGAGGCTGGGAGCCACCATAGTGTAGTGGCTGACAGCCACAATAGTGTAGAGGTTGACAGCCACCATAGTGTAGAGGCTGACAGCCACCATAGTGTAGAGGCTGACAGCCACCATAGTGTAGAGGCTGACAGCCACCATAGTGTAGAGGTTGACAGTCACCATAGTGTAGAGGTTGACAGCCACCATAGTGTAGAGGTTGACAGTCACCATAGTGTAGAGGTTGACAGCCACCATAGTGTAGAGGCTGACAGCCACCATAGTGTAGAGGCTGACA from Procambarus clarkii isolate CNS0578487 chromosome 31, FALCON_Pclarkii_2.0, whole genome shotgun sequence includes:
- the LOC123752533 gene encoding uncharacterized protein, producing the protein MATNMATNMAANMAANMATNMATNMATNMAANMAANMAANMATNMAANMATNMATNMAANMAANMAANMAANMATNMAANMATNIATNMAANMATNMAANMAANMATNMATNMAANMATNMAANMAANMATNMATNMTTNMAANMAANMATNMATNMAANMATNMAANMAANMAANMATNMATNMTTNMAANMATNMATNMAANMATNMTTKMATKMATKMAANMATNMAANMATNMATNMAANMTTNMTTNMATNMAANMATNMAANMATKMAANMATKMAANMAANMATNMATKMAANMATKMAANMATKMAANMATNMATKMAANMAANLATNMATNMATKMAAKMAASPHSTSIGEMVQISGKPDSG